From the genome of Candidatus Eremiobacteraceae bacterium:
CCATAACGATAGGAGGTCATGGCGTTCGACGTTCGCGTCGGATGTCGCGGTCCCTATTCGAGCCCGCCGGCCGCAAGGCGCTCGTCCAGATGCGCCGAACCACACGTGCCGTGAGCGGAGATATGGAACCGGATATGGCCGCATACGCAGCATGTTGGAACGATGCGCGATTCTTCGAAGCCCACGAGACACTCGAACCCCGGTGGATCCGGGAGCGCGACCCCGGCTTGCAGGCGCTCATCCAGCTGGCGGCCGCGTTGCATCATCTGACGCGGGCGAACGTGCGCGGCGCGAAAACGATGCTCGATCGATGCCTGGCGCGATTCGATAGCGCGGGTGCTGCACCGTCCTCGGTCGACCTGACCGAAATGGCCGCCTACGCGCGCCGGCTACAGCGCGAAGCCGGCAACAGCGATTCCGAATCGCTCATCGCCCAGCGTCCGCATATCGGCTGAACGGTTTACGGCTTGATCGGCTTCCTGCATTTCGACACCACCGGGTCGTTGCTCGGAAAGACGGCGAAGATCGTCCCGCTTGGTACCGTGATGTCCTTACCGTG
Proteins encoded in this window:
- a CDS encoding DUF309 domain-containing protein, producing MSRSLFEPAGRKALVQMRRTTRAVSGDMEPDMAAYAACWNDARFFEAHETLEPRWIRERDPGLQALIQLAAALHHLTRANVRGAKTMLDRCLARFDSAGAAPSSVDLTEMAAYARRLQREAGNSDSESLIAQRPHIG